The genomic segment CAAAAGAACTCGCTATGACTATCAAACCTATTCTCACCGTCTTTAAAAACCAGATAACCAAAATTGAAAATAAAATCGTCGCGCTCATAGAATCTTGCCCTGATTATCAAGCGAAAAACTGCATCTTACAGAGCATGAAAGGAATCGGAAAAATAGCCTCCGCTTCCATCATCAGTAACTTGCCAGAGTTAGGTTACATGACTAACAAACAAGCCTCTGCATTAGTCGGTGTGGCTCCCATGAATCGAGAAAGTGGGCGCTATAAGGGATTGCGGAAAATCCAAGGTGGCAGACATCAAGTCAGAACCGTTTTGTACATGGCGATGATGTCAGCAATACAAAGTAACCCCGTATTCAAGGAAACTTATCAACGATTAGTCGCAGCGGGTAAGCCTAAGAAAGTGGCTATTATTGCGTGCATTAGAAAGATGGTTGTTATCTTAAACTCAATGCTCAGAGACGGGGTCATGTGGGAAGCGCCAAAGGCTACAAATTAGCTATTGACGCCATAGTCTCTTGTTATATGCCATCACCCTCAACGAAAACCGTCGATAAAGGTTGTAATTCTAGACTTATTTTTGAAGATACCTTTAAACTGCTACAACGTGTATATTTTTTGACGATGAGAAAAAGCTCTTTCCCCACCTTCCAAAATTGCGCAACAATCTTTCTGAATAGAGCCTCTATCAATAGAACCTCTATTAACAATCGATGTTTGATCATTTGTACTTCTAAGTGGAATAATTAATTCCGCATCACCCAGAACTGCAATATTTGCATTATGTGTAACAATAATGACCTGTCTTGTTTCTTTGATCTTTTTGAGATTGGTAACAATTGTTTTATATATAAATTCACTATCCAGATGGTCCTCTGGCTGATCAATTAGAAGCGGAATATTATTTTTAGACTGTATTAATATTGCTAACAGAATTGACTGTTGTTGCCCTAATGACAATTTAGAGATCGACTTAGATATATTTTTTATTTGCCCATTAATCTCTACAACTTTCGTCACTAATATATTAGGTCGATCTTCGTAGGTAAGCGCTTCAAAATCTTCATACGAATAGTTATCACGTACACGCTCAATGATTCGCTCTATATCTTCATCAGAAAAGACACGCTTATTGTCTTCATCCAACAACGCTTCGAAAAGCGTTTTTCTACCGCGCTTCACCTCTGAAGCAAAGGTTATTGGAGATAAGTTTGATGCGATGATCTCAGATTTTTTAACTTGAGATGTTCTCCACCCCATCACCTGCTTCATAAGCTCTTCGAAGCTTGGCGAATAAGTTCCTTCAGTGTATTTAGCTGCAACAAAGAGACCATCAACTGAATTTTTCAAATTATCGTTTATTTGAATACTAAAAGCA from the Paraglaciecola mesophila genome contains:
- a CDS encoding IS110 family transposase codes for the protein MNTKTNQSVNVGVDTGKFQLDIYIRPLDIYFTVSNDEKGIKEAIKIIKQHAPGRIIIEATGRLEMPFIIACANANLPFVVANPIHIKRFAGAIGQRAKTDKLDAQLIAHYGEAIQPKLSQLKPDTMQAMSDLVARRNQLLVMQTMEKNRLQILPKELAMTIKPILTVFKNQITKIENKIVALIESCPDYQAKNCILQSMKGIGKIASASIISNLPELGYMTNKQASALVGVAPMNRESGRYKGLRKIQGGRHQVRTVLYMAMMSAIQSNPVFKETYQRLVAAGKPKKVAIIACIRKMVVILNSMLRDGVMWEAPKATN